One genomic segment of Gossypium arboreum isolate Shixiya-1 chromosome 3, ASM2569848v2, whole genome shotgun sequence includes these proteins:
- the LOC108474383 gene encoding root phototropism protein 3-like has translation MWESETESVRGREYGNGVLSSNKHGVKTDGFELRGQSWYVATDIPSDLLVQVGDVNFHLHKYPMLSRSGKVNRLIYESNNPDLNKIALEDLPGGPEAFELAAKFCYGIAVDLTAGNISGLRCAAEYLEMTEDLDEGNLIFKTEAFLSYVVLSSWRDSILVLKSCEKLSPWAENLQIVRRCSESIAWKACANPKGIKWAYTGKPSKASSPKWNDLKDSSPSRSQPVPPDWWFEDVSILRTDHFVRVITAIKVKGMRFELIGASIMHYAAKWLPGLIKDGQGQGPADDMSISTNSNSSGGTGSSSWKGGLHMIVAGTKEDTPSIQAKDQRMIIESLISIIPPQKDSVSCSFLLRLLRMANMLKVAPALVTELEKRVGMQFEQATLADLLIPSYNKSETMYDVDLVQRLLEHFLVQEQTESSSPSRPPFSDKHMYEGTQRSNNPNAKMRVARLVDSYLTEVSRDRNLSLTKFQVLAEALPESARTCDDGLYRAIDSYLKAHPTLSEHERKRLCRVMDCQKLSIDACMHAAQNERLPLRIVVQVLFSEQVKISNALANSTLKDPVETQYQPLIPNHKTLLEATPLSFQEGWAAAKKDINTLKFELESVKAKYLELQNDMENLQRQFEKMSKQKQTSAWTNGWKKLSKLTKMTAVENHDIGPQISTTAEQTRKTPRRWRNSIS, from the exons ATGTGGGAATCAGAGACCGAATCTGTCAGAGGTAGAGAGTATGGCAATGGTGTTCTTAGTTCCAACAAACATGGTGTCAAAACTGATGGGTTTGAACTTAGAGGCCAGTCCTG GTATGTTGCTACTGATATTCCAAGTGACCTTTTAGTTCAAGTTGGAGATGTCAATTTTCACTTGCACAAG TATCCTATGCTTTCTCGAAGTGGAAAAGTGAATAGGCTTATATATGAATCCAACAACCCAGATTTAAACAAAATTGCTTTGGAAGATCTCCCTGGTGGACCAGAAGCATTTGAGTTAGCAGCTAAATTCTGCTATGGGATTGCAGTGGATTTAACAGCAGGGAACATATCTGGTTTACGATGTGCTGCAGAGTACCTTGAAATGACAGAGGATTTGGACGAAGGTAACCTTATATTCAAAACCGAAGCGTTTTTAAGCTATGTGGTGTTATCTTCATGGAGGGATTCGATACTGGTGTTGAAAAGCTGTGAGAAACTGTCGCCATGGGCGGAGAACCTTCAAATTGTGCGGCGCTGCAGTGAGTCTATAGCTTGGAAGGCTTGTGCTAATCCGAAAGGGATTAAGTGGGCGTATACTGGGAAACCGAGTAAGGCTTCGAGTCCGAAATGGAATGATTTGAAGGATTCTAGCCCCAGTAGGAGTCAACCTGTGCCTCCAGATTGGTGGTTCGAGGACGTTTCGATCCTTAGGACCGATCATTTCGTGAGGGTTATTACGGCGATCAAGGTGAAGGGTATGCGGTTTGAGTTGATTGGGGCGTCGATCATGCATTACGCGGCGAAATGGCTTCCAGGGTTGATAAAAGATGGTCAGGGGCAGGGGCCAGCGGATGATATGAGTATTAGTACCAATAGTAATAGTAGTGGCGGTACTGGTAGTAGTAGTTGGAAAGGCGGACTACATATGATTGTAGCCGGGACGAAGGAAGATACTCCATCGATTCAGGCTAAAGATCAACGGATGATCATTGAGAGCCTGATTAGCATAATCCCGCCGCAGAAAGACAGCGTTTCCTGCAGTTTCTTACTTCGGCTTTTGCGGATGGCTAACATGTTGAAAGTGGCACCAGCTTTGGTAACCGAATTGGAGAAACGAGTCGGGATGCAGTTTGAACAAGCTACTCTGGCGGATCTTCTCATTCCTTCTTACAATAAAAGTGAAACCATGTACGATGTGGACCTTGTTCAGAGACTATTGGAACATTTCCTTGTTCAAGAACAGACGGAAAGTTCGAGCCCGAGTAGACCGCCTTTTTCGGACAAACACATGTATGAAGGAACACAAAGGAGCAACAATCCGAATGCCAAGATGAGAGTTGCCAGGCTTGTTGATAGTTATCTTACGGAAGTTTCGAGAGATCGAAACCTGTCATTGACAAAGTTTCAGGTACTGGCTGAAGCTTTGCCAGAATCTGCAAGGACCTGCGATGACGGACTTTATCGAGCTATCGATTCCTATCTTAAG GCACATCCGACACTGTCCGAACATGAAAGGAAGCGACTCTGCCGTGTCATGGACTGCCAAAAGCTCTCGATTGATGCCTGCATGCATGCTGCACAAAATGAACGGCTCCCCCTGCGTATTGTGGTACAAGTTCTCTTCTCGGAGCAAGTGAAAATAAGCAATGCATTGGCCAACAGCACACTCAAAGACCCTGTGGAAACTCAATACCAACCATTGATACCGAATCACAAGACATTACTCGAAGCAACGCCGCTATCGTTCCAAGAAGGATGGGCAGCCGCTAAGAAGGACATCAACACACTCAAGTTCGAGCTCGAGAGCGTCAAGGCCAAGTACCTCGAGCTCCAAAACGACATGGAGAACTTACAACGACAATTTGAAAAGATGTCGAAGCAAAAACAAACATCGGCATGGACAAACGGATGGAAGAAACTGAGCAAACTCACCAAGATGACAGCCGTGGAAAACCACGACATCGGACCTCAAATTTCGACCACGGCAGAACAGACTCGAAAGACACCGAGAAGATGGAGAAATTCGATTTCGTAA